The proteins below are encoded in one region of Micromonospora sp. DSM 45708:
- a CDS encoding Na+/H+ antiporter, with translation MDALVLIGVLGATVLVGTTLGGRYSVAPPVLLIAMGALLGLLPPFKNVVLEPEVVLVLFLPAILYRESLVISLREIRANLAVIVLLAVALVIITMVAVAYVTQALGVEPAAAWVLGAVLAPTDAAAVAGLAKRMPRGILTTLRAESLVNDGTALVLFAVAVGVIAGGKVPGAFSLTGQFVGKSLGGVAAGLLVGGLVVLIRKHVDDAMREGGLSIMTPFVAFLLADAVHASGVLAVVVSGLLLSWAGPRVIRARSRVTAYAFWDLSTFMVNGSLFVLLGMQVPRSLRSITSHSPLASLGIAVLVALVVVVTRLAWVHLSVSALQRVDRRESQRSRHFDARMRTAAGWAGFRGAVSLAAALAVPTATHEGAPVHERDLIIFVTVMVIVLIMVVQGTTLPAVVGWAGLTGDRERDDEVRVARIRATEAVLEALPRVAAELGATPDLVDRLRAGYQDHLADVRSPRSEEADREREVARRLQLEMLNRKRQEVTRLRNTNQIDEAVLRELQAATDIEELRLLGPELED, from the coding sequence GTGGACGCACTCGTGCTGATCGGGGTGCTCGGCGCCACCGTGCTCGTCGGCACCACCCTCGGGGGCCGCTACAGCGTCGCGCCGCCGGTGCTGCTGATCGCCATGGGCGCGTTGCTCGGCCTGCTGCCGCCGTTCAAGAACGTGGTCCTCGAACCCGAGGTGGTGCTGGTGCTGTTCCTCCCGGCGATCCTCTACCGGGAGAGCCTGGTGATCAGCCTGCGGGAGATCCGGGCGAACCTCGCGGTGATCGTGCTGCTGGCCGTCGCCCTGGTGATCATCACGATGGTCGCGGTCGCGTACGTCACCCAGGCCCTCGGGGTGGAACCGGCCGCGGCCTGGGTGCTCGGCGCGGTCCTGGCGCCCACCGACGCCGCCGCCGTCGCCGGCCTGGCCAAGCGGATGCCGCGGGGCATCCTCACCACCCTGCGCGCGGAGAGCCTGGTCAACGACGGTACGGCGCTGGTGCTCTTCGCGGTGGCGGTCGGCGTGATCGCGGGCGGGAAGGTACCCGGCGCGTTCTCGCTCACCGGGCAGTTCGTCGGCAAGTCGCTCGGTGGGGTGGCCGCCGGGCTGCTCGTCGGCGGGCTGGTCGTGCTGATCCGCAAACACGTCGACGACGCGATGCGCGAGGGCGGGCTGAGCATCATGACCCCGTTCGTCGCGTTCCTGCTCGCCGACGCGGTGCACGCCAGCGGCGTGCTCGCGGTGGTCGTCTCCGGCCTGCTGCTGTCGTGGGCGGGCCCCCGGGTGATCCGGGCCCGGTCCCGGGTCACCGCGTACGCGTTCTGGGACCTCTCCACCTTCATGGTCAACGGCAGTCTGTTCGTGCTGCTCGGCATGCAGGTGCCGCGCTCGCTGCGGAGCATCACCAGCCACTCGCCGCTGGCGTCGCTCGGCATCGCGGTGCTGGTGGCGCTCGTCGTCGTGGTCACCCGGCTGGCCTGGGTGCACCTGTCGGTCTCGGCGCTGCAACGCGTCGACCGGCGGGAGTCACAGCGGTCGCGGCACTTCGACGCCCGGATGCGTACCGCCGCGGGCTGGGCCGGGTTCCGGGGCGCGGTGTCGCTCGCCGCGGCGTTGGCCGTGCCGACGGCCACGCACGAGGGCGCGCCGGTACACGAACGCGATCTGATCATTTTCGTCACCGTGATGGTGATCGTGCTGATCATGGTGGTGCAGGGCACCACGCTGCCCGCCGTCGTCGGCTGGGCCGGCCTGACCGGGGACCGGGAGCGCGACGACGAGGTGCGGGTGGCCCGGATCCGGGCCACCGAGGCGGTGCTGGAGGCGCTGCCCCGGGTCGCCGCCGAGCTGGGCGCCACCCCGGACCTGGTGGACCGGCTCCGCGCCGGCTACCAGGACCACCTGGCGGACGTCCGGAGCCCGCGCAGCGAGGAGGCGGACCGGGAGCGGGAGGTGGCCCGCCGGCTCCAGCTCGAGATGTTGAACCGCAAGCGTCAGGAGGTGACCCGGCTGCGCAACACCAACCAGATCGACGAGGCGGTGCTGCGGGAACTCCAGGCAGCCACCGACATCGAGGAACTGCGGCTGCTCGGCCCCGAGCTGGAGGACTGA